CAAGGGATTGCTGGAGCCCTACCGCAGATATCAGATCGAATACCTCATTCGAAATTATATTCTAAAAAGAACAAAAAATATTCCGGCAAGGTATAAAGAATACATGGGAAAGTATTCCGTTTCCATAAATGTGGATGACGACAGCCCCTGGGATGATCCACCCTTGCCTCTCCCGGCCGAGGACCACTATGACAGTTATACGGGTCAAAAAAGTGTAGATTGGATAAAAGCGTACAATGACGACAAACCCTTCTTCTTAATGGTAGGATTTCAAGGACCCCACGACCCCTTTGACTCACCTGAGGAATACAGGGCCATCTATAAGCCTGAGGAGATACCCCTTGGGATCATGGAAGCCCCTGAGGAACCTGTGCCCGAATACCTCAAAGGACTGCTAAACCTTTCAGGTCTTGATCATGTGACGCCCGCCTACATGCAGAACATGATGGCCGCCTATTACGGAAAAGTCAGCCTGATTGATGATTATGTAGGTAGGATTGTTGGCGCCCTGGAAGAGAAAGGGATACTGGATAACACCTGGATCATCTACAGCTCCGATCATGGCGAGTTACTGGGTGATCACAGGTTGTGCCACAAAATGACCTATTATGAAGGTGCTCTTCACATCCCCTGCATCATCAAACCGGCCGGTGGGGTCAAGGCCTGGCAGTCTACAGGCCTTACAGACCACCTTGATCTCACGGCTACCATGCTGGACATTGCCAGCGCCAAGCCTTTTGAACACTGTGACGGGAGTTCCCTGGTTTCAAAGATCGCGACAGGTCCCGATGACAGCACGGCCCAGAAAGGCAAAGAACAGATATTCAGCGAACTTGGCGGCAATGCGGCAGTATTTGATGGTCGTTTTAAGCTGGTGGCAGAGATAAAAACCAGGGAGCCTTTACAGCTCTATGATCTCGAAAACGACCCCCAGGAGCTGCAGAATCTGGCAAAAGAGGAATCCCTCGAAATCATACGCAAGGAACTCCTCGATAAGTTGGAAAGTCATTTATCAAGCAACTTAGATGAAGAACGATTTAAGGTATTTGAAGCAGGGGGAGAAAGGCGCTTTTAAATGATTGCCCGGAGTACCTATTCTCATTAAAAAACCGACCACTGAAGCGAAGATACAGGATGCTGAGCCTATAAGTCAACTCGGGATTTATATCCAGATTGGCTAATAATCAGGAATTCTGGGTGTAGAACGCCTGTTTCCCCTTGTGGCTTTTTAAAAATAAGCTTCTGCGGGGTAATTGGAGCTAAAATAAAACAATCTCCTGTTATGGGAATGTAGGAATCCGGTGAAAACTAAATCAATTTGTTTTGACGAATTGGACCAGGCCACGGTGGGTCTCTGGAGATTTCACGAAACAAAACAGGAAATACAAGATCTGGAATGAACCATGAATTTTAGGTTTTCTATCGAGGAAGAGGACTTCAGACAAGAGGTCCGTGATTTTTTGGATGAAGTATTGACCCCTGAATTTCGAGCATCCCTCGAAGGGCGTTCTTATTCCAAGGAATTTTCCATGAAGATGGGCGCGACAGGCTGGTTGAGTCTGGCCTGGCCCGAGGAATACGGCGGTCAGGCTAAAAACCACATGGAGCAGCTCATTTTTAACGAGGAAATGGCCCGCTACGAGGCCCCTCTTGAATGGCACCGGCGGGCAAGCCAGCAGCATGGGTTTGCCATTGTGCTTTTTGGCACCGAGGAACAGAAGAAATATTTTATTCCAAAAATCGCCTCGAGTGAGCTGAGCATAGCCAACTGTATGAGCGAATCAGGAGCCGGTTCGGACCTGGCTAATGTGCAGACCAGGGCTGTACGCGAGGGTGACGACTACATAATAAACGGCCAAAAAATGTGGACCAGCGGAGCAGGCTTTTCCGATTACGGATGGATGCTGGTTAAAACCTCTGCCACGAAATCCAGGCACAAGAGTCTCAGTCTATTTTTGGTTGATCTGAGAAGTCCGGGTATTGAGATCAGGCCTGTTCCGGATCTTCGGGCGGTGGCTGGAGACGTTCATGAGTTTACCAGCCAGATCTTTCTGGAAAATGTCCGGGTTCCCAGCATGAATCTCATCGGTGGAGAGAGTCGGGGCTGGTACGTAAACGCGGCGTTGATGGACTTTGAACGTTCGGGCATTGAGGCGGTTGTCAGGAACGAACGCATTATTGATGATCTACTCGAATACTTACGGGCGCTCAAAAAGGAGGCGGGACCCTCGGAGAGACTGACCATACTGACCCATAAGCTGGTGCAGTTAAAAATAGAAAGTGACATCTCCCGGCTACTTTCCTACCGCATCGCCTGGATGCAGAGCAACGGCGAGATCCCCAACTATCAGACTTCCCTGGCCAAGGTTTTCAAGACGGAGCTGGCTAAACGTGTCGCCAATGTGGGTATGGAGATTCTGGGTCTTTACGGTCGGTTGGGACCGGGATCAGGCGGGACCGAGCTTCTGGATCCAAAGTGGGATGAATTGCAGCACGCGATCTCGAGCTTTTTTCTAGGCGTCCCGATAGGCACCATTGCCCAAGGCACATCCGAAATTCACCGCAACATAATGGCACAAAGGGGTTTAGGTCTGCCCAGGGTGCGATAGGAATTGGCTAAGATTTATTGTGCGAAAAGCTAAGGTAAAAATATTTACTGTTTGCCATATATGGAGCAGAAATCATGGATTTTGATCTGAATGAAGAGCAAAACCTAGTTCAGGCAACAGCCCGAAAATTCATGGAAAAAGAATGTCCCATTCAGATGGTCAGGGAGCTAGGAGAGGACGAAAAGGGCTATTCCCCGGAGCTTTGGAGAAAAATGGCCGATCTGGGCTGGCTGGGAGTCAACATCCCGGCCGAGTATGGGGGATCTGGCGGTAACTTTTTCGATCTAGTTCTCCTCACCGAGGAAATGGGGCGGGCCTTATTTCCGGGGCCATTTATGCCGACCGTGGTCTTAGCCGGTCCGATCATTTTGAAGTCAGGGAGCGAAGAGCAAAAGAAAAGATTACTCCCCGAAATTACCAGAGGCCAGACCATATTAACCCTGGCCTTGACTGAATCCAACGGAAGACTTGACGCTGCGAGTATCGGTGTAACGGCGACCCGATCAGGAGATAACTTTATAATAGAAGGAACTAAAAATTTTGTACCCTACGCTCATGCCGCGGACTCGATTCTCTGCGTTACAAGAACCGACAACAATGGGAAGAATAACGAAGGCATAACGCTTTTTCTTGTCAATACAAAAGCCACGGGAGTAAAAATCGAACCTTTGGAGACCATCACCGGCGAGAAATTATCAAAGGTGACCTTCAACCGCGTTGTTGCCTCCGAAGAAGACATGGTTGGGGAGCTTGGTCATGGTTGGTCCGCGGTCGAGGAAACGGTAAGCGAAACCGCTGTGGTCGAAGGCGCGTATATGACGGGCGGCGCCCGGTGGGTCCTGGACACGGCTGTTGATTATGCCAAGGAGCGGGAGCAGTTCGGTGTCCCTATAGGCAGCTTTCAGGCCATTCAGCATAAGTGCGCCGACATGCTTATTGACGTGGACGGTGCGGTCTTTATTGTTTATTTCGCAGCCTGGGCCATTACGGAGAACGCGCCGGAGAAAAGTTTCGCGGCTTCAGAGGCCAAGGCGTGGGTAAGTGATATGGCGCCCCGGGTGGCAGCGGAAGGTATACAGGTCATGGGAGGTATCGGTGTAACTCTGGAACATGACATGCAGTTATATTATAGAAGAGTCAAGGCCTCGGAAGCCGCTTATGGTGACAGCCATCATCACCGCGAAAAATTGGCCCGGATGCTGAAACTATAACTTGAGATTACGCCTGATAACTTAAAAGCTGTGTGTAGCTTAGGCTGTCAACGTTTAAACAGGTAAGTCCTGTACCAAATAGATCAATCCTGCCAGGGTCGGAAGACTCGATTCCGTTTGCCAATCGCAAATAAAAAGATAAAAAATAATCAGGAGGTTTAACTTCACCGAATTGCCATACTTACAAAGCGAACAAATCCCCCTCAATCCCCCTTTAGAAAAGGGGGAGTTTTATTGCCTTCCTTTTTCTATTTCTCGGTTAAAAAAGCCTTCCTTTCTATCCCTCCCCATTTTTAAAAGGGGGGCAAGGGGGGATTTTTAATTGGAGTTCCGGGGACAGTATACTTAACTATTGACATTTCTCCATTTAACTATTA
The genomic region above belongs to Deltaproteobacteria bacterium and contains:
- a CDS encoding acyl-CoA/acyl-ACP dehydrogenase, whose protein sequence is MDFDLNEEQNLVQATARKFMEKECPIQMVRELGEDEKGYSPELWRKMADLGWLGVNIPAEYGGSGGNFFDLVLLTEEMGRALFPGPFMPTVVLAGPIILKSGSEEQKKRLLPEITRGQTILTLALTESNGRLDAASIGVTATRSGDNFIIEGTKNFVPYAHAADSILCVTRTDNNGKNNEGITLFLVNTKATGVKIEPLETITGEKLSKVTFNRVVASEEDMVGELGHGWSAVEETVSETAVVEGAYMTGGARWVLDTAVDYAKEREQFGVPIGSFQAIQHKCADMLIDVDGAVFIVYFAAWAITENAPEKSFAASEAKAWVSDMAPRVAAEGIQVMGGIGVTLEHDMQLYYRRVKASEAAYGDSHHHREKLARMLKL
- a CDS encoding sulfatase-like hydrolase/transferase, which codes for MANRPNILFIFPDQHRGDSLGCVGHPVVRTPNLDNIAARGVNFTRCYTNSPLCVPARATLQTGQYVCQNGAWNNQIVADPQSPSYVRNIRDAGYKTAVIGKTHLWQHGETIGAHTNDMIQIVRDWGFEDVHELTGPMASVGHDSPYTDYLNDKGLLEPYRRYQIEYLIRNYILKRTKNIPARYKEYMGKYSVSINVDDDSPWDDPPLPLPAEDHYDSYTGQKSVDWIKAYNDDKPFFLMVGFQGPHDPFDSPEEYRAIYKPEEIPLGIMEAPEEPVPEYLKGLLNLSGLDHVTPAYMQNMMAAYYGKVSLIDDYVGRIVGALEEKGILDNTWIIYSSDHGELLGDHRLCHKMTYYEGALHIPCIIKPAGGVKAWQSTGLTDHLDLTATMLDIASAKPFEHCDGSSLVSKIATGPDDSTAQKGKEQIFSELGGNAAVFDGRFKLVAEIKTREPLQLYDLENDPQELQNLAKEESLEIIRKELLDKLESHLSSNLDEERFKVFEAGGERRF
- a CDS encoding acyl-CoA dehydrogenase family protein gives rise to the protein MNFRFSIEEEDFRQEVRDFLDEVLTPEFRASLEGRSYSKEFSMKMGATGWLSLAWPEEYGGQAKNHMEQLIFNEEMARYEAPLEWHRRASQQHGFAIVLFGTEEQKKYFIPKIASSELSIANCMSESGAGSDLANVQTRAVREGDDYIINGQKMWTSGAGFSDYGWMLVKTSATKSRHKSLSLFLVDLRSPGIEIRPVPDLRAVAGDVHEFTSQIFLENVRVPSMNLIGGESRGWYVNAALMDFERSGIEAVVRNERIIDDLLEYLRALKKEAGPSERLTILTHKLVQLKIESDISRLLSYRIAWMQSNGEIPNYQTSLAKVFKTELAKRVANVGMEILGLYGRLGPGSGGTELLDPKWDELQHAISSFFLGVPIGTIAQGTSEIHRNIMAQRGLGLPRVR